Proteins from a genomic interval of Mesobacillus sp. S13:
- the prmC gene encoding peptide chain release factor N(5)-glutamine methyltransferase, with protein MTNVKIFEALNWASSFLKEHKREEFAGELLLRHYSGLSRTTMLMNMREELDGEVWIEFQAAVKRHGAGEPIQYIIGSEEFYGRRFQVNEHVLIPRPETEELVHGTLQRLDKLFPDRDSIDLVDVGTGSGAIAVTLKLEKPELKVTAVDLSEDAIEVASKNASQLGADMEFLHGDLLQPLILQRKKVDVVISNPPYIPVSDQEWMSDIVTEHEPHMALFAGEDGLDLYRRFMEELPLVLKEKALVGFEIGAGQGEAVRGLLEKAFTKAKVEIVFDINGKDRMVFAELDS; from the coding sequence ATGACTAATGTGAAAATATTTGAAGCCCTCAATTGGGCTTCTTCTTTTTTAAAAGAACATAAGCGCGAGGAGTTCGCCGGTGAGCTTTTGCTGCGGCACTATTCGGGGCTGTCCCGCACTACCATGCTGATGAACATGCGTGAAGAATTGGATGGCGAAGTATGGATCGAATTCCAAGCTGCTGTAAAAAGGCATGGCGCTGGCGAGCCGATTCAATATATCATTGGCAGCGAGGAGTTTTACGGCCGCCGTTTCCAAGTGAATGAGCATGTGCTAATTCCAAGACCGGAAACGGAAGAACTTGTGCATGGTACACTCCAGCGGCTGGACAAGCTTTTTCCGGATAGAGATTCGATTGACCTTGTCGACGTCGGGACCGGGAGCGGGGCGATTGCGGTTACCTTGAAGCTGGAAAAACCGGAATTGAAGGTAACAGCGGTTGACCTTTCGGAAGACGCGATCGAGGTAGCAAGCAAAAATGCAAGCCAGCTTGGTGCGGACATGGAATTTTTACATGGTGACCTGCTGCAGCCGCTGATTCTACAGAGAAAAAAAGTGGATGTCGTTATCTCGAACCCGCCATATATTCCGGTTTCGGACCAGGAATGGATGTCCGATATCGTCACCGAGCATGAACCGCATATGGCGCTTTTTGCCGGAGAAGATGGTCTGGATTTGTATCGCCGGTTCATGGAGGAACTTCCGCTGGTTTTAAAAGAAAAAGCGCTCGTTGGCTTCGAAATCGGTGCCGGCCAGGGTGAAGCAGTACGCGGGTTACTGGAAAAAGCCTTCACAAAAGCCAAGGTAGAGATTGTTTTTGATATCAATGGCAAGGACCGGATGGTGTTTGCCGAGTTGGACTCCTGA
- the prfA gene encoding peptide chain release factor 1 has protein sequence MFDRLQAVEDRYERLNELLSDPEVVNDSKKLREYSKEQSDIQETVMAYREYKEVKEQLTDAKAMLEDKLDAEMREMVKEEISELEPRIGELEDRIKILLIPKDPNDDKNVIMEIRGAAGGDEAALFAGDLYRMYSRYAESQGWKTEVIDASTTGVGGFKEIIFMINGNGAYSKMKFENGAHRVQRVPETESGGRIHTSTATVACLPEAEEVEIELHDKDIRFDAFASSGAGGQSVNTTMSAVRLTHIPTGIVVSCQDEKSQHKNKDKAMKVLRARVYDKFQQEAQAEYDQVRKSAVGTGDRSERIRTYNFPQNRVTDHRIGLTIQKLDQILQGKMDEIIEALIMEDQSQRLESANND, from the coding sequence GTGTTTGATCGTCTTCAAGCAGTTGAGGATCGTTATGAAAGATTGAATGAGCTATTGAGTGACCCGGAAGTTGTCAATGACTCCAAGAAGCTCCGCGAGTATTCTAAGGAGCAGTCGGACATCCAGGAAACGGTCATGGCTTATCGTGAATATAAGGAAGTTAAAGAGCAGTTGACAGATGCGAAAGCGATGCTCGAGGATAAGCTCGATGCAGAGATGCGCGAAATGGTTAAGGAAGAAATCTCTGAGCTTGAACCTCGTATTGGGGAGCTTGAAGATCGCATCAAGATTCTTCTTATCCCTAAAGACCCTAATGATGACAAGAACGTTATCATGGAAATCCGCGGCGCTGCAGGCGGCGATGAAGCTGCCCTATTTGCCGGTGACCTTTACCGCATGTACAGCCGTTATGCGGAATCCCAGGGCTGGAAAACGGAAGTCATCGATGCCAGTACGACTGGTGTAGGCGGCTTCAAGGAAATCATCTTCATGATCAATGGTAATGGTGCTTATTCCAAAATGAAGTTCGAAAATGGCGCGCACCGTGTACAGCGTGTTCCGGAAACAGAGTCAGGCGGCCGCATCCATACTTCAACAGCTACTGTTGCATGTCTTCCAGAAGCTGAGGAAGTAGAAATCGAGCTGCATGATAAAGACATTCGCTTTGATGCGTTTGCATCCAGCGGTGCCGGCGGACAGTCTGTTAACACGACAATGTCAGCAGTACGTCTGACACACATCCCGACTGGAATCGTCGTATCGTGCCAGGATGAAAAATCACAGCATAAAAACAAAGATAAGGCGATGAAGGTACTTCGTGCCCGCGTCTATGACAAGTTCCAGCAGGAAGCACAAGCAGAGTATGACCAAGTCCGTAAATCTGCTGTAGGTACAGGGGACCGCTCCGAGCGTATTCGTACGTACAACTTCCCGCAAAACCGTGTGACTGACCACCGCATCGGACTGACAATCCAGAAGCTCGACCAGATCCTTCAGGGCAAGATGGATGAAATCATCGAAGCGCTTATCATGGAAGACCAGTCCCAAAGACTTGAGAGTGCGAACAATGACTAA
- a CDS encoding thymidine kinase has product MYVMKQSGWIELICGSMFSGKSEELIRRVRRTQFAKQKIAVFKPAIDNRYSEESVVSHNGTAVTAKPIANSTDIFKHINPDIDVIAIDEVQFFDNEILPVVQHLADSGYRVIVAGLDQDFRGEPFGLMPALMAVAENVTKLQAVCAVCGSPSSRTQRLINGKPASYDDPIILVGASESYEPRCRHHHEVPKSPNELKLEKTTESLT; this is encoded by the coding sequence ATGTACGTTATGAAACAAAGCGGTTGGATCGAATTGATTTGCGGCAGCATGTTCTCGGGGAAATCCGAGGAACTAATCCGCCGCGTGCGCAGAACTCAATTCGCCAAGCAAAAGATTGCTGTATTCAAGCCTGCGATTGATAACCGCTACAGCGAAGAATCGGTTGTATCACACAACGGAACTGCAGTTACTGCAAAGCCTATTGCCAACTCTACTGATATTTTCAAGCATATCAACCCTGATATCGATGTCATTGCGATTGATGAAGTGCAATTTTTTGACAATGAAATCCTTCCGGTTGTCCAGCACCTGGCAGACAGCGGCTACCGCGTCATCGTTGCCGGCCTTGACCAGGATTTTCGCGGCGAGCCTTTCGGGCTGATGCCTGCGTTGATGGCTGTTGCTGAAAATGTGACCAAGCTTCAAGCTGTATGTGCAGTCTGCGGATCGCCATCAAGCCGTACACAGCGCTTGATCAACGGCAAACCAGCCTCTTATGATGACCCAATCATTCTCGTTGGCGCATCCGAATCATACGAACCGCGATGCAGACATCATCATGAAGTACCTAAATCACCAAACGAGCTGAAACTCGAAAAAACGACGGAAAGCTTGACATAG
- the rpmE gene encoding 50S ribosomal protein L31 encodes MKSGIHPNYKTVKVTCACGNEFETGSVKNEIRVETCSECHPFYTGRQKFAEAGGRVDRFNKKYGLKNNQ; translated from the coding sequence ATGAAATCAGGAATTCATCCAAACTACAAAACAGTTAAGGTGACTTGCGCATGCGGTAACGAATTCGAAACTGGTTCTGTAAAGAACGAGATTCGCGTTGAAACTTGCTCTGAGTGCCACCCATTCTATACTGGACGTCAGAAGTTTGCTGAAGCTGGCGGACGTGTTGACCGCTTCAACAAGAAATACGGTCTTAAAAACAACCAGTAA
- the rho gene encoding transcription termination factor Rho: protein MEVNISSLENMKLKELYELAKEYKVSYYSKLTKKELIFAILKARAEQQGYFFMEGVLEIIQSEGFGFLRPINYSPSSEDIYISASQIRRFDLRNGDKVSGKVRPPKENERYFGLLQVEAVNGDDPESAKERVHFPGLTPLYPDRQMKLETTHNKVSTRIMDVIAPVGFGQRGLIVAPPKAGKTMLLKEIANSITTNHPEAELIVLLIDERPEEVTDIERSVAGDVVSSTFDEVPENHIKVAELVLERAMRLVEHKRDVIILMDSITRLARAYNLVIPPSGRTLSGGIDPAAFHRPKRFFGAARNIEEGGSLTILATALVDTGSRMDDVIYEEFKGTGNMELHLDRSLAERRIFPAIDIRRSGTRKEELLIPKDHLDKLWAIRKSMSDSPDFAEKFLRKLRLSKSNEDFFAVLGEEMKGNNKRS from the coding sequence ATGGAAGTAAATATTTCAAGCTTAGAAAATATGAAATTGAAAGAGCTTTATGAACTCGCAAAGGAGTATAAAGTCTCTTACTACAGCAAATTAACGAAAAAAGAACTTATTTTTGCTATTTTAAAAGCGCGTGCAGAGCAGCAGGGCTACTTTTTCATGGAAGGTGTCCTGGAGATCATCCAATCTGAAGGGTTTGGATTCCTGCGCCCGATCAACTACTCGCCAAGCTCTGAGGACATTTATATCTCGGCATCACAGATCCGCCGTTTTGATTTAAGGAACGGGGATAAAGTATCGGGTAAGGTCCGTCCTCCTAAAGAGAATGAACGATATTTCGGCTTGCTTCAGGTGGAGGCAGTCAATGGTGATGACCCTGAATCGGCAAAGGAAAGGGTTCACTTCCCTGGTTTGACGCCGCTGTATCCTGATCGCCAGATGAAACTGGAAACGACGCACAACAAAGTTTCGACCAGGATCATGGATGTCATCGCACCGGTCGGATTTGGCCAGCGTGGCTTGATCGTTGCTCCTCCAAAGGCTGGTAAAACGATGCTGTTAAAAGAAATCGCCAACAGCATTACGACAAACCATCCGGAAGCAGAACTGATCGTGTTGTTGATCGATGAGCGTCCGGAAGAGGTAACTGATATCGAGCGTTCCGTTGCTGGAGATGTGGTCAGCTCCACTTTTGACGAAGTGCCTGAAAACCATATCAAGGTCGCTGAACTTGTGCTTGAGCGTGCTATGCGCCTTGTTGAACACAAGCGTGATGTCATCATCCTGATGGACAGCATCACTCGTCTTGCTCGTGCCTATAACCTTGTCATCCCGCCAAGCGGACGTACATTATCCGGTGGTATTGACCCTGCGGCATTCCACCGTCCGAAGCGCTTTTTCGGTGCTGCCCGTAATATCGAGGAAGGCGGCAGCTTGACGATCCTTGCAACAGCGCTTGTTGATACAGGCTCCCGCATGGATGATGTTATTTATGAAGAGTTCAAGGGAACAGGTAATATGGAACTTCACCTTGATCGTTCACTTGCTGAAAGAAGGATCTTCCCGGCAATCGACATCCGCAGATCCGGAACGCGTAAAGAAGAGCTTCTTATTCCTAAGGATCACCTGGACAAGCTTTGGGCTATCCGCAAATCAATGTCGGATTCACCGGATTTCGCGGAAAAATTCCTGCGTAAACTGAGATTATCCAAGTCGAACGAAGATTTCTTCGCTGTCCTTGGTGAAGAAATGAAGGGAAATAACAAGCGTTCGTAA
- the glpX gene encoding class II fructose-bisphosphatase: MERSLTMELVRVTEAAALASARWMGRGKKDEADDAATSAMRDVFDTIPMKGTVVIGEGEMDEAPMLYIGEKLGTGYGPRLDVAVDPLEGTNIVASGGWNALAVLAVADNGNLLHAPDMYMDKLAVGPEAVGMVDINASVLDNLKAVAKAKNKDIEDVVATVLNRPRHEHIIAQLRDAGARIKLINDGDVAGAINTAFDFTGVDILFGSGGAPEGVIAAVALKSLGGEIQGKLLPQNDAELERCKKMGIDVSKVLLMEDFVRGEDAIFAATGVTDGELLKGVQFKGSYGSTHSVVMRAKSGTVRFIEGQHSLKKKPHLVMK; the protein is encoded by the coding sequence ATGGAACGTAGCTTAACGATGGAGCTTGTCCGCGTGACAGAGGCAGCGGCGCTTGCTTCAGCCCGCTGGATGGGACGCGGTAAAAAAGACGAAGCTGACGATGCTGCAACGTCAGCGATGAGAGATGTGTTTGACACCATCCCGATGAAAGGTACAGTCGTGATCGGTGAAGGGGAAATGGACGAAGCGCCGATGCTATATATCGGTGAAAAGCTTGGTACAGGCTATGGCCCGCGTTTGGATGTCGCAGTCGATCCTTTGGAAGGAACAAATATTGTAGCGTCCGGCGGCTGGAATGCCCTAGCTGTTCTCGCGGTAGCAGATAACGGCAACCTGCTTCATGCACCAGACATGTACATGGATAAACTGGCGGTAGGTCCTGAAGCGGTAGGAATGGTGGATATCAATGCTTCCGTTCTTGATAACCTGAAGGCAGTGGCGAAAGCGAAGAACAAGGATATTGAGGATGTTGTAGCGACGGTTTTAAACCGCCCTCGCCATGAACATATCATTGCCCAGCTTCGTGATGCTGGAGCAAGGATCAAATTAATCAATGACGGCGATGTAGCAGGCGCCATCAACACCGCGTTTGATTTTACAGGCGTGGATATCCTGTTTGGTTCTGGCGGAGCACCGGAGGGTGTCATTGCTGCGGTAGCGCTGAAAAGCCTAGGCGGTGAAATCCAGGGTAAACTGCTTCCGCAAAATGATGCAGAGCTCGAGCGCTGTAAAAAAATGGGCATAGATGTAAGCAAAGTCCTTCTTATGGAAGATTTCGTCCGCGGAGAAGATGCCATTTTCGCAGCAACTGGCGTAACCGATGGTGAGCTTCTAAAAGGAGTCCAGTTCAAAGGCTCTTACGGATCGACCCACTCCGTCGTAATGCGTGCAAAATCAGGAACAGTCCGCTTTATTGAGGGACAACACAGCCTGAAGAAAAAGCCTCACCTGGTAATGAAATAA
- a CDS encoding UDP-N-acetylglucosamine 1-carboxyvinyltransferase has product MEKLKIAGGYPLKGTVRVSGAKNSAVALIPATILAESPVTIEGLPDISDVHMLKDLMEEIGGSVEFSNNEMTVDPSSMISMPLPNGKVKKLRASYYLMGAMLGRFKKAVIGLPGGCHLGPRPIDQHIKGFEALGASVTNEQGAIYLRADELRGARIYLDVVSVGATINIMLAAVRAKGRTIIENAAKEPEIIDVATLLTNMGAKIKGAGTDVIRIDGVDELHGCRHTIIPDRIEAGTYLILGAAIGDGVTIDNVIPQHIESLVAKLKEMGAKIEASDEQIYVAPSELYKAVDIKTLVYPGFPTDLQQPFTALLTRAEGSSVVTDTIYGARFKHIDELRRMNANIKVEGRSAIISGPVKLQGAKVKASDLRAGAALVIAGLMAEGVTEITGVDHIDRGYSHIVEKLNGLGATIWREDMTSEEQEEVKKS; this is encoded by the coding sequence ATGGAAAAGCTTAAGATTGCAGGCGGCTATCCTTTAAAAGGGACTGTACGGGTCAGCGGCGCGAAAAACAGCGCAGTGGCCTTGATCCCAGCAACGATTCTGGCTGAATCGCCTGTGACCATTGAAGGTTTGCCGGATATTTCCGACGTTCATATGCTCAAGGACTTAATGGAGGAGATCGGCGGTTCTGTTGAATTCTCGAACAATGAAATGACGGTAGATCCGTCTTCCATGATTTCCATGCCTTTGCCGAATGGAAAAGTGAAAAAGCTGCGAGCTTCATACTATCTAATGGGAGCTATGCTGGGCCGTTTCAAAAAGGCTGTCATTGGTCTGCCGGGCGGCTGCCATTTGGGTCCAAGGCCGATTGACCAGCATATAAAAGGATTCGAAGCTCTTGGTGCGAGTGTGACAAATGAGCAGGGCGCGATTTACCTTCGTGCCGACGAGCTTCGCGGTGCGAGGATTTATCTTGACGTCGTCAGCGTTGGGGCAACAATCAACATCATGCTTGCTGCTGTCCGTGCAAAAGGGCGTACCATCATTGAAAATGCGGCAAAAGAGCCGGAAATCATTGATGTTGCTACTTTGCTTACCAATATGGGAGCGAAAATCAAAGGCGCAGGAACGGATGTCATCCGGATTGATGGTGTAGACGAGCTTCATGGTTGCCGCCATACGATCATTCCTGACCGCATTGAAGCTGGTACCTACCTGATCCTCGGCGCTGCTATTGGTGATGGTGTGACGATTGATAATGTCATTCCTCAGCATATTGAGTCACTTGTGGCCAAGCTGAAGGAAATGGGCGCTAAAATTGAAGCCAGTGACGAGCAAATATATGTTGCGCCGTCTGAACTGTATAAAGCAGTCGATATCAAAACCCTGGTTTACCCAGGCTTCCCGACGGATCTGCAGCAGCCATTCACAGCGCTTTTAACCAGAGCGGAAGGTTCCAGTGTTGTAACAGATACGATTTACGGGGCACGTTTCAAACATATTGACGAACTGAGAAGAATGAATGCCAATATCAAAGTCGAAGGCAGATCGGCGATCATTAGCGGACCTGTGAAGTTGCAGGGAGCTAAGGTAAAGGCGAGTGACCTCCGAGCCGGAGCGGCGCTTGTCATTGCCGGACTTATGGCAGAAGGCGTCACCGAAATCACCGGTGTAGACCATATCGATCGCGGCTACAGCCACATTGTTGAAAAGCTTAATGGGCTTGGTGCTACGATTTGGCGTGAAGATATGACATCTGAAGAGCAAGAAGAAGTAAAAAAATCATAA
- the fsa gene encoding fructose-6-phosphate aldolase, which translates to MKFFIDTANMEEIREAYTLGILSGVTTNPSLVAKEKNVKFEDRLKEITELVPGSVSAEVIALDAEGMIKEGKELAAIAPNITIKVPMTPEGLKAVSVFSKEGIKTNVTLVFSANQALLAARAGATYVSPFLGRLDDIGHNGLDLISTIADIFTIHGIDTEIIAASIRHPQHVTDAALRGAHIATVPYKVIQQMFSHPLTDKGIEAFLKDWESRGQ; encoded by the coding sequence ATGAAGTTTTTTATCGATACTGCGAATATGGAAGAAATCCGCGAGGCCTATACACTGGGAATTTTATCAGGGGTTACAACCAACCCTTCACTCGTGGCAAAAGAAAAGAATGTGAAATTTGAGGACCGTCTGAAGGAAATCACCGAGTTAGTCCCTGGTTCTGTTAGTGCAGAAGTCATCGCACTGGATGCAGAAGGCATGATCAAAGAGGGGAAAGAACTTGCAGCAATCGCTCCTAACATCACCATCAAAGTTCCGATGACACCAGAAGGTTTGAAAGCTGTTTCTGTATTCTCAAAAGAGGGAATCAAAACAAATGTAACATTGGTCTTCAGCGCCAACCAGGCATTGCTTGCAGCAAGAGCGGGAGCTACATACGTATCACCATTCCTTGGCCGCCTGGATGACATCGGCCATAACGGACTAGACCTGATTTCAACGATTGCGGACATCTTCACCATCCACGGAATCGACACAGAAATCATCGCAGCGTCCATCCGTCATCCACAACACGTAACAGACGCAGCACTAAGAGGAGCACACATCGCAACCGTGCCATACAAAGTCATCCAGCAAATGTTCAGCCACCCGCTAACAGACAAAGGCATCGAAGCATTTTTGAAAGACTGGGAATCACGAGGACAGTAA
- a CDS encoding class II fructose-bisphosphate aldolase — protein MPLVSMTEMLKKANAEGYAVGQFNLNNLEFTQAILQAAEAEKSPVILGVSEGAARYMGGFKTVVKMVEGLMEDYKTTVPVAIHLDHGSSYDKCKEAIDAGFTSVMIDASHGPFEENIEITSKVVEYAHSKGVSVEAELGVVGGQEDDVVADGVIYADPKECEELVQRTGIDCLAPALGSVHGPYKGEPNLGFKEMEEINKTAGVPLVLHGGTGIPTKDIQKAISFGTAKVNVNTENQIASAKVVRQVLAEKPNEYDPRKYLGPARDAIKETVIGKMREFGSSNKA, from the coding sequence ATGCCTTTAGTTTCAATGACAGAAATGCTTAAAAAAGCGAATGCAGAAGGCTACGCTGTTGGGCAGTTTAACTTAAATAACCTTGAGTTCACTCAAGCGATCCTTCAAGCTGCAGAAGCTGAGAAGTCACCAGTAATCCTTGGTGTTTCTGAAGGTGCTGCACGCTACATGGGCGGCTTCAAGACTGTTGTCAAAATGGTAGAAGGTTTGATGGAGGACTATAAAACTACAGTTCCTGTCGCAATCCACCTTGACCATGGTTCAAGCTACGATAAGTGTAAGGAAGCAATCGACGCAGGTTTCACATCTGTTATGATCGATGCTTCACACGGACCTTTCGAAGAGAACATTGAAATCACTTCAAAAGTGGTAGAATACGCTCACTCAAAAGGTGTTTCTGTAGAAGCTGAATTAGGAGTAGTCGGCGGACAGGAAGACGATGTCGTTGCAGATGGCGTGATCTATGCTGATCCTAAAGAGTGTGAAGAACTAGTTCAACGCACTGGCATCGACTGCCTGGCTCCAGCACTTGGATCTGTTCACGGACCTTACAAAGGCGAACCGAACCTTGGCTTCAAAGAAATGGAAGAGATCAACAAGACTGCAGGCGTACCATTGGTACTGCACGGCGGAACTGGAATCCCTACAAAAGACATCCAGAAAGCTATCTCTTTCGGAACAGCTAAAGTCAATGTAAATACTGAAAACCAAATTGCTTCAGCTAAAGTTGTGCGTCAAGTATTGGCTGAAAAGCCTAACGAGTACGATCCTCGTAAATATCTTGGACCAGCTCGTGACGCAATCAAAGAAACGGTAATCGGCAAAATGCGCGAATTCGGTTCTTCTAACAAAGCGTAA
- a CDS encoding response regulator, whose translation MKEKILIVDDQFGIRILLNEVLQKEGYQTYQAANGVQALDIVKKHPPDLVLLDMKIPGMDGIEILKRMKVIDPDIRVIIMTAYGELDMIQEAMDLGALTHFAKPFDIDDIRAAVKKYSQTVS comes from the coding sequence ATGAAAGAAAAAATACTTATTGTAGACGACCAGTTTGGCATCAGAATTCTACTTAATGAAGTGCTGCAAAAAGAAGGTTATCAAACTTATCAGGCTGCAAATGGCGTCCAGGCCCTGGATATCGTTAAAAAGCATCCACCTGATCTCGTTCTTTTGGACATGAAGATTCCTGGAATGGATGGAATTGAAATTCTAAAAAGAATGAAGGTAATCGATCCGGACATCCGCGTCATCATCATGACCGCTTACGGCGAGCTCGATATGATCCAGGAAGCAATGGATTTAGGTGCGCTGACCCACTTCGCAAAACCATTTGATATCGACGACATCCGGGCAGCAGTAAAGAAATACTCACAAACCGTATCTTAA
- a CDS encoding DUF2529 domain-containing protein: MLKMFSTQLAGLFNRLQEKEEFSIEDGARLLAQAAAGEGRVYIFGTNEMQAVALEAVYGEEPLQSAAILTEEVELEAADRVLIVSRYADDQEAVETARELQDKGIPFVAISTVRDDQEAESLNAMADVHIDLKIKKGLLPDEMGNRVGYPTSIVALFIYFGLKFTIEEMLEEY, from the coding sequence ATGTTAAAAATGTTTTCGACACAGCTGGCAGGTCTGTTCAACAGGCTTCAGGAAAAGGAAGAGTTCTCAATTGAGGATGGAGCGCGACTGCTGGCACAAGCTGCAGCTGGTGAGGGCAGAGTATATATTTTCGGGACAAACGAAATGCAGGCGGTAGCCCTTGAAGCGGTCTATGGCGAGGAACCATTGCAATCCGCAGCGATTTTAACAGAGGAGGTTGAACTTGAGGCTGCTGACCGCGTTCTGATTGTAAGCCGCTACGCAGACGATCAAGAGGCTGTTGAGACAGCGCGAGAACTACAGGATAAAGGGATTCCATTTGTCGCCATCTCCACTGTCCGCGATGATCAAGAAGCTGAAAGTCTAAATGCGATGGCTGACGTGCACATCGATTTAAAAATAAAAAAAGGACTCCTGCCTGATGAAATGGGAAACAGAGTCGGTTACCCCACGTCGATTGTTGCCTTATTCATTTATTTCGGATTGAAATTCACGATTGAAGAGATGTTGGAGGAGTACTAA
- a CDS encoding CTP synthase, with product MAKYIFVTGGVVSSLGKGITAASLGRLLKNRGMNVTIQKFDPYINVDPGTMSPYQHGEVFVTDDGAETDLDLGHYERFIDINLNKYSNVTTGKIYSTVLKKERRGDYLGGTVQVIPHITNEIKDKVFRAGKETGADVVITEIGGTVGDIESLPFLEAIRQIKNDVGRDNVMYVHCTLVPYIKAAGEMKTKPTQHSVKELRSLGIQPNIIVLRTEMPISQDMKDKIALFCDIDKEAVIEAADADTLYSIPLALQAQKMDQLVCDHFKLDCGEADMTEWNALVEKVTHLSGKTRIALVGKYVELQDAYISVVESLKHAGYAFDSDIEIKWINSEEVTEENVVELLNDVDGILVPGGFGDRGIEGKILATQFARENKVPFFGICLGMQLATVEFARNVLGLKDAHSAEIMPSTPYPIIDLLPEQKDIEDLGGTLRLGLYPCKLGEDTKAFAAYGDDLVYERHRHRYEFNNEYRQAMEKEGFIFSGTSPDGRLVEIIELEDHPWFLASQFHPEFTSRPTRPQPLFRDFIEASIKSSK from the coding sequence ATGGCAAAGTATATTTTTGTAACAGGCGGCGTAGTTTCGTCATTAGGTAAGGGGATTACAGCGGCATCTCTTGGAAGATTACTGAAAAACAGGGGCATGAATGTAACAATCCAGAAATTTGACCCATACATCAACGTAGACCCAGGAACAATGAGCCCTTACCAGCACGGTGAAGTTTTCGTTACAGACGATGGTGCGGAAACGGATTTGGACCTTGGTCACTACGAGCGCTTCATCGATATTAACCTGAACAAGTACTCTAACGTGACAACAGGAAAAATCTATTCGACTGTCTTGAAAAAGGAACGCCGCGGGGACTACCTTGGCGGAACAGTACAGGTTATCCCGCATATCACGAATGAAATCAAAGACAAGGTTTTTCGCGCTGGAAAGGAAACAGGCGCAGATGTAGTCATCACTGAAATCGGGGGAACAGTTGGGGATATCGAATCTCTTCCTTTCCTTGAAGCAATCCGCCAGATCAAGAATGATGTTGGTCGCGACAATGTGATGTACGTCCACTGTACATTGGTTCCTTACATCAAGGCAGCCGGAGAAATGAAGACGAAGCCAACCCAGCATAGTGTAAAAGAACTTCGCAGCCTTGGTATCCAGCCAAATATCATTGTTCTTCGTACTGAAATGCCAATTTCACAGGACATGAAAGATAAGATTGCCCTTTTCTGTGACATTGATAAGGAAGCAGTCATCGAAGCTGCAGATGCAGATACGCTTTATTCCATTCCATTGGCATTGCAGGCACAAAAGATGGACCAGCTTGTCTGCGACCACTTCAAGCTTGATTGCGGCGAGGCCGACATGACAGAGTGGAATGCGCTGGTTGAAAAGGTGACTCACCTTTCCGGTAAAACAAGAATCGCGCTTGTTGGTAAATATGTAGAGCTTCAAGACGCGTACATTTCAGTTGTAGAATCATTGAAGCACGCAGGTTATGCATTTGACAGCGATATTGAGATCAAGTGGATCAACTCTGAAGAAGTAACAGAAGAAAATGTGGTTGAATTGCTGAATGACGTGGACGGAATCCTTGTCCCTGGCGGCTTCGGAGACCGCGGGATCGAAGGGAAAATCCTTGCAACCCAATTCGCGCGAGAGAACAAAGTTCCATTCTTCGGAATTTGCCTTGGCATGCAGCTGGCAACAGTTGAATTCGCTCGCAATGTTCTTGGCCTGAAAGATGCTCACTCTGCTGAAATCATGCCAAGCACACCGTATCCAATCATTGACCTTCTTCCTGAACAGAAGGATATCGAAGATCTTGGCGGAACACTTCGTCTTGGATTATATCCATGTAAGCTTGGTGAAGATACGAAAGCATTCGCCGCTTATGGTGATGATTTGGTGTATGAGCGCCATCGCCACCGTTACGAATTCAACAATGAATATCGCCAGGCAATGGAAAAAGAAGGATTTATCTTCTCTGGGACAAGCCCGGACGGCCGCCTGGTAGAAATCATTGAACTTGAAGATCACCCGTGGTTCCTGGCGTCCCAGTTCCACCCGGAATTCACATCAAGACCAACACGCCCGCAGCCATTATTCAGGGACTTCATCGAAGCATCAATCAAGTCAAGTAAATAA